From a single Hippoglossus stenolepis isolate QCI-W04-F060 chromosome 2, HSTE1.2, whole genome shotgun sequence genomic region:
- the LOC118115375 gene encoding uncharacterized protein LOC118115375 isoform X3 — MQVVSRGRSLWIYTLIFTSLQLCLTEGQLSTASPCLPPPPPALDIYVRSKDTVVLTCKVPEGHHGVFFLLYRFREKVDSQDLQSGAGEAQFTLKVKEEDLGLFCCLFRDRRGCYSAFSPYLKLEHQNEDPPTRTIPTFPPPVLSVEPSSGVVKCGDVLSFSCSIPDLPPQSQARLGHTSASVAFLLLRTSESLGSTPVILQPRSGLVSSSEPQAGVFTVGPVKGGEDGEYTCFYQVTRKRRIMNSTVSNVVQVTVTDVLPLPTLVLHQQTDVWHLLCTGSPAYPGAVFSLYLADNELPVATHHTKVIQHQASFPVPVQDPLVVLYQCQYSVFLGKTWSNSQRSRPLSVIKGVPPPSSPGLSGVDWPMVLGSFSAVVLFLCSVVLVVVVAHRKVKAAAEKKKTREEAQFWTRVHAKDHVVDLTLRRSSFTSQECINGDTATASRSPLWNSLSTFTSPTH; from the exons ATGCAGGTTGTTAGTCGGGGACGATCACTTTGGATTTACACTCTGATTTTCACTTCTCTACAACTTTGCCTCACAGAGG GACAACTTTCTACTGCCAgtccctgtctccctcctccacctcctgcccTGGACATCTATGTGAGGTCAAAGGACACGGTGGTCCTGACCTGCAAGGTCCCAGAGGGCCATCATGGGGTTTTCTTCCTGCTATACAGATTCAGAGAGAAG GTAGACTCTCAGGACCTGCAGTCCGGTGCTGGGGAGGCTCAGTTCACCCTCAAAGTAAAGGAGGAGGATTTGGGACTGTTCTGCTGTCTGTTCAGGGACCGTAGAGGCTGCTACAGCGCATTCAGTCCTTATTTGAAGCTGGAGCACCAAAACg AAGATCCCCCCACCCGCACCATACCCACTTTCCCTCCTCCAGTCCTGTCTGTGGAGCCGTCCAGTGGTGTGGTCAAATGTGGGGATGTGctctccttcagctgctccaTCCCTGACCTCCCACCTCAGTCTCAGGCCCGGTTGGGCCACACCAGTGCATCAGTGGCCTTCCTTTTGCTGAGGACTTCCGAGTCACTGGGGTCAACACCTGTTATCCTGCAGCCTCGGTCCGGTCTGGTGTCCAGCTCCGAACCTCAGGCAGGAGTGTTTACTGTGGGGCcagtgaagggaggagaggacggagagtACACCTGCTTCTACCAGGTCACCAGAAAAAGGCGGATAATGAATTCTACTGTGAGCAACGTGGTTCAGGTCACTGTCACAG ACGTGCTCCCACTGCCCACTCTTGTTCTCCACCAGCAGACGGACGTTTGGCATCTGCTCTGCACGGGGTCTCCTGCGTACCCCGGTGCTGTGTTCTCCCTCTACCTGGCAGACAATGAGCTTCCTGTCGCCACACACCACACCAAAGTGATCCAGCACCAGGCGTCTTTCCCAGTGCCTGTCCAAGACCCTCTAGTGGTTCTGTACCAGTGCCAGTACAGTGTCTTTCTGGGAAAGACATGGAGCAACTCCCAACGCAGTCGCCCTTTATCTGTAATCAAAG GGGTTCCACCTCCTTCATCACCAG GTTTGTCAGGTGTGGACTGGCCGATGGTGCTGGGATCTTTCTCTGCTGTGGTGTTGTTCCTCTGCTCCGTAGTTCTGGTGGTTGTGGTCGCACACAGGAAAG taaaagcagcagcggagaaaaagaagacaag agaggaggcacagttCTGGACTCGAGTTCACGCCAAGGATCACGTGGTTG accttACACTCAGAAGGTCAAGCTTCACCTCTCAG gAATGTATCAATGGCGACACTGCGACCGCCTCCAGATCTCCGTTATGGAACTCTCTCTCCACGTTCACAAGCCCGACCCATTAG
- the LOC118115375 gene encoding uncharacterized protein LOC118115375 isoform X2, whose product MQVVSRGRSLWIYTLIFTSLQLCLTEGQLSTASPCLPPPPPALDIYVRSKDTVVLTCKVPEGHHGVFFLLYRFREKVDSQDLQSGAGEAQFTLKVKEEDLGLFCCLFRDRRGCYSAFSPYLKLEHQNDPPTRTIPTFPPPVLSVEPSSGVVKCGDVLSFSCSIPDLPPQSQARLGHTSASVAFLLLRTSESLGSTPVILQPRSGLVSSSEPQAGVFTVGPVKGGEDGEYTCFYQVTRKRRIMNSTVSNVVQVTVTADVLPLPTLVLHQQTDVWHLLCTGSPAYPGAVFSLYLADNELPVATHHTKVIQHQASFPVPVQDPLVVLYQCQYSVFLGKTWSNSQRSRPLSVIKGVPPPSSPGLSGVDWPMVLGSFSAVVLFLCSVVLVVVVAHRKVKAAAEKKKTREEAQFWTRVHAKDHVVDLTLRRSSFTSQECINGDTATASRSPLWNSLSTFTSPTH is encoded by the exons ATGCAGGTTGTTAGTCGGGGACGATCACTTTGGATTTACACTCTGATTTTCACTTCTCTACAACTTTGCCTCACAGAGG GACAACTTTCTACTGCCAgtccctgtctccctcctccacctcctgcccTGGACATCTATGTGAGGTCAAAGGACACGGTGGTCCTGACCTGCAAGGTCCCAGAGGGCCATCATGGGGTTTTCTTCCTGCTATACAGATTCAGAGAGAAG GTAGACTCTCAGGACCTGCAGTCCGGTGCTGGGGAGGCTCAGTTCACCCTCAAAGTAAAGGAGGAGGATTTGGGACTGTTCTGCTGTCTGTTCAGGGACCGTAGAGGCTGCTACAGCGCATTCAGTCCTTATTTGAAGCTGGAGCACCAAAACg ATCCCCCCACCCGCACCATACCCACTTTCCCTCCTCCAGTCCTGTCTGTGGAGCCGTCCAGTGGTGTGGTCAAATGTGGGGATGTGctctccttcagctgctccaTCCCTGACCTCCCACCTCAGTCTCAGGCCCGGTTGGGCCACACCAGTGCATCAGTGGCCTTCCTTTTGCTGAGGACTTCCGAGTCACTGGGGTCAACACCTGTTATCCTGCAGCCTCGGTCCGGTCTGGTGTCCAGCTCCGAACCTCAGGCAGGAGTGTTTACTGTGGGGCcagtgaagggaggagaggacggagagtACACCTGCTTCTACCAGGTCACCAGAAAAAGGCGGATAATGAATTCTACTGTGAGCAACGTGGTTCAGGTCACTGTCACAG CAGACGTGCTCCCACTGCCCACTCTTGTTCTCCACCAGCAGACGGACGTTTGGCATCTGCTCTGCACGGGGTCTCCTGCGTACCCCGGTGCTGTGTTCTCCCTCTACCTGGCAGACAATGAGCTTCCTGTCGCCACACACCACACCAAAGTGATCCAGCACCAGGCGTCTTTCCCAGTGCCTGTCCAAGACCCTCTAGTGGTTCTGTACCAGTGCCAGTACAGTGTCTTTCTGGGAAAGACATGGAGCAACTCCCAACGCAGTCGCCCTTTATCTGTAATCAAAG GGGTTCCACCTCCTTCATCACCAG GTTTGTCAGGTGTGGACTGGCCGATGGTGCTGGGATCTTTCTCTGCTGTGGTGTTGTTCCTCTGCTCCGTAGTTCTGGTGGTTGTGGTCGCACACAGGAAAG taaaagcagcagcggagaaaaagaagacaag agaggaggcacagttCTGGACTCGAGTTCACGCCAAGGATCACGTGGTTG accttACACTCAGAAGGTCAAGCTTCACCTCTCAG gAATGTATCAATGGCGACACTGCGACCGCCTCCAGATCTCCGTTATGGAACTCTCTCTCCACGTTCACAAGCCCGACCCATTAG
- the LOC118115375 gene encoding uncharacterized protein LOC118115375 isoform X4, with protein MQVVSRGRSLWIYTLIFTSLQLCLTEGQLSTASPCLPPPPPALDIYVRSKDTVVLTCKVPEGHHGVFFLLYRFREKVDSQDLQSGAGEAQFTLKVKEEDLGLFCCLFRDRRGCYSAFSPYLKLEHQNEDPPTRTIPTFPPPVLSVEPSSGVVKCGDVLSFSCSIPDLPPQSQARLGHTSASVAFLLLRTSESLGSTPVILQPRSGLVSSSEPQAGVFTVGPVKGGEDGEYTCFYQVTRKRRIMNSTVSNVVQVTVTADVLPLPTLVLHQQTDVWHLLCTGSPAYPGAVFSLYLADNELPVATHHTKVIQHQASFPVPVQDPLVVLYQCQYSVFLGKTWSNSQRSRPLSVIKGVPPPSSPGLSGVDWPMVLGSFSAVVLFLCSVVLVVVVAHSKSSSGEKEDKRGGTVLDSSSRQGSRG; from the exons ATGCAGGTTGTTAGTCGGGGACGATCACTTTGGATTTACACTCTGATTTTCACTTCTCTACAACTTTGCCTCACAGAGG GACAACTTTCTACTGCCAgtccctgtctccctcctccacctcctgcccTGGACATCTATGTGAGGTCAAAGGACACGGTGGTCCTGACCTGCAAGGTCCCAGAGGGCCATCATGGGGTTTTCTTCCTGCTATACAGATTCAGAGAGAAG GTAGACTCTCAGGACCTGCAGTCCGGTGCTGGGGAGGCTCAGTTCACCCTCAAAGTAAAGGAGGAGGATTTGGGACTGTTCTGCTGTCTGTTCAGGGACCGTAGAGGCTGCTACAGCGCATTCAGTCCTTATTTGAAGCTGGAGCACCAAAACg AAGATCCCCCCACCCGCACCATACCCACTTTCCCTCCTCCAGTCCTGTCTGTGGAGCCGTCCAGTGGTGTGGTCAAATGTGGGGATGTGctctccttcagctgctccaTCCCTGACCTCCCACCTCAGTCTCAGGCCCGGTTGGGCCACACCAGTGCATCAGTGGCCTTCCTTTTGCTGAGGACTTCCGAGTCACTGGGGTCAACACCTGTTATCCTGCAGCCTCGGTCCGGTCTGGTGTCCAGCTCCGAACCTCAGGCAGGAGTGTTTACTGTGGGGCcagtgaagggaggagaggacggagagtACACCTGCTTCTACCAGGTCACCAGAAAAAGGCGGATAATGAATTCTACTGTGAGCAACGTGGTTCAGGTCACTGTCACAG CAGACGTGCTCCCACTGCCCACTCTTGTTCTCCACCAGCAGACGGACGTTTGGCATCTGCTCTGCACGGGGTCTCCTGCGTACCCCGGTGCTGTGTTCTCCCTCTACCTGGCAGACAATGAGCTTCCTGTCGCCACACACCACACCAAAGTGATCCAGCACCAGGCGTCTTTCCCAGTGCCTGTCCAAGACCCTCTAGTGGTTCTGTACCAGTGCCAGTACAGTGTCTTTCTGGGAAAGACATGGAGCAACTCCCAACGCAGTCGCCCTTTATCTGTAATCAAAG GGGTTCCACCTCCTTCATCACCAG GTTTGTCAGGTGTGGACTGGCCGATGGTGCTGGGATCTTTCTCTGCTGTGGTGTTGTTCCTCTGCTCCGTAGTTCTGGTGGTTGTGGTCGCACACAG taaaagcagcagcggagaaaaagaagacaag agaggaggcacagttCTGGACTCGAGTTCACGCCAAGGATCACGTGGTTG a
- the LOC118115375 gene encoding uncharacterized protein LOC118115375 isoform X1: MQVVSRGRSLWIYTLIFTSLQLCLTEGQLSTASPCLPPPPPALDIYVRSKDTVVLTCKVPEGHHGVFFLLYRFREKVDSQDLQSGAGEAQFTLKVKEEDLGLFCCLFRDRRGCYSAFSPYLKLEHQNEDPPTRTIPTFPPPVLSVEPSSGVVKCGDVLSFSCSIPDLPPQSQARLGHTSASVAFLLLRTSESLGSTPVILQPRSGLVSSSEPQAGVFTVGPVKGGEDGEYTCFYQVTRKRRIMNSTVSNVVQVTVTADVLPLPTLVLHQQTDVWHLLCTGSPAYPGAVFSLYLADNELPVATHHTKVIQHQASFPVPVQDPLVVLYQCQYSVFLGKTWSNSQRSRPLSVIKGVPPPSSPGLSGVDWPMVLGSFSAVVLFLCSVVLVVVVAHRKVKAAAEKKKTREEAQFWTRVHAKDHVVDLTLRRSSFTSQECINGDTATASRSPLWNSLSTFTSPTH, encoded by the exons ATGCAGGTTGTTAGTCGGGGACGATCACTTTGGATTTACACTCTGATTTTCACTTCTCTACAACTTTGCCTCACAGAGG GACAACTTTCTACTGCCAgtccctgtctccctcctccacctcctgcccTGGACATCTATGTGAGGTCAAAGGACACGGTGGTCCTGACCTGCAAGGTCCCAGAGGGCCATCATGGGGTTTTCTTCCTGCTATACAGATTCAGAGAGAAG GTAGACTCTCAGGACCTGCAGTCCGGTGCTGGGGAGGCTCAGTTCACCCTCAAAGTAAAGGAGGAGGATTTGGGACTGTTCTGCTGTCTGTTCAGGGACCGTAGAGGCTGCTACAGCGCATTCAGTCCTTATTTGAAGCTGGAGCACCAAAACg AAGATCCCCCCACCCGCACCATACCCACTTTCCCTCCTCCAGTCCTGTCTGTGGAGCCGTCCAGTGGTGTGGTCAAATGTGGGGATGTGctctccttcagctgctccaTCCCTGACCTCCCACCTCAGTCTCAGGCCCGGTTGGGCCACACCAGTGCATCAGTGGCCTTCCTTTTGCTGAGGACTTCCGAGTCACTGGGGTCAACACCTGTTATCCTGCAGCCTCGGTCCGGTCTGGTGTCCAGCTCCGAACCTCAGGCAGGAGTGTTTACTGTGGGGCcagtgaagggaggagaggacggagagtACACCTGCTTCTACCAGGTCACCAGAAAAAGGCGGATAATGAATTCTACTGTGAGCAACGTGGTTCAGGTCACTGTCACAG CAGACGTGCTCCCACTGCCCACTCTTGTTCTCCACCAGCAGACGGACGTTTGGCATCTGCTCTGCACGGGGTCTCCTGCGTACCCCGGTGCTGTGTTCTCCCTCTACCTGGCAGACAATGAGCTTCCTGTCGCCACACACCACACCAAAGTGATCCAGCACCAGGCGTCTTTCCCAGTGCCTGTCCAAGACCCTCTAGTGGTTCTGTACCAGTGCCAGTACAGTGTCTTTCTGGGAAAGACATGGAGCAACTCCCAACGCAGTCGCCCTTTATCTGTAATCAAAG GGGTTCCACCTCCTTCATCACCAG GTTTGTCAGGTGTGGACTGGCCGATGGTGCTGGGATCTTTCTCTGCTGTGGTGTTGTTCCTCTGCTCCGTAGTTCTGGTGGTTGTGGTCGCACACAGGAAAG taaaagcagcagcggagaaaaagaagacaag agaggaggcacagttCTGGACTCGAGTTCACGCCAAGGATCACGTGGTTG accttACACTCAGAAGGTCAAGCTTCACCTCTCAG gAATGTATCAATGGCGACACTGCGACCGCCTCCAGATCTCCGTTATGGAACTCTCTCTCCACGTTCACAAGCCCGACCCATTAG